The nucleotide sequence GCGCGTGAGAACGGTTGACGAGATGGTGCCCTTCCGGTTTCCCGGCGGGGAAGCCCGCCGCCATGCCGGCGCGGAGCGTCTGCTCGCCCGCATCGGTCACGAGCACCAGCTCGCCCTGGAGGACGTAGACGAACTCGTCCTGGCGCGTGTGCCAGTGGCGCTGCGCCGACCAGGCCCCGGGCTCGAGCCGGGTCAGGTTCACGCCGAAGTGCGTGAGGCCGAGCTCGTTGCCGAGCGCCCGCTTCCCGCGGTGGCGGCACGGCTCGTCGAGCGGCGGCGGGTACGGCGAGCCGGTGCGCTCGGCGACGGCGGCGGGATCCAGCGCGGGCGGTGACAGCATGACGCTCCCCTTCA is from Deltaproteobacteria bacterium and encodes:
- a CDS encoding cupin domain-containing protein, with the translated sequence MLSPPALDPAAVAERTGSPYPPPLDEPCRHRGKRALGNELGLTHFGVNLTRLEPGAWSAQRHWHTRQDEFVYVLQGELVLVTDAGEQTLRAGMAAGFPAGKPEGHHLVNRSHAPALYLEVGDRTSGDEAHYPDVDLFLSADFVMRHKSGEPY